Below is a window of Humulus lupulus chromosome 9, drHumLupu1.1, whole genome shotgun sequence DNA.
TTAGTTAGCCTCTCGTGGTTGCTTAACTAACTTTGTTACAACAGCCATGTGATGGGTTGTTATTTCCGTTTTGGTTTCTTGAGCTTTATATAGTCTCTTGTGCACTAATGGAAATTGAATCTCTATTTTATTCGTCTTTTTTTACTTTTGAAGATAAATTTACACAAGAGAGTGTTGTTGAATAACTAATAGGCTAGTAAATTTGTCATGGTTCCATTTCATTGTGAAAATATTGTTGGATATCTTAATCTATCCTTTCTCTAAATTTGTGAATGACGGTAGAGGTTTGCCATGTCAAGCTCAACACTTTTATTTAATCTTGAACTTAAGACAAAACAAAATACagtaatcttttaggtattgagtgactcttatttcttttattgttatttgttcttACTTGCATCAATTTGCATTACTCATGAGTGTGTTTGGAAagttattttacaaaaaaattgtGATCACTATATGTAAAAGTAAAACTATTTCACCAAATACcccttaattaatattttaaaataaaatatataagatCCGGTACTAAATTATTGAACCAATGCATGATGTTTTTACAATGGTTTATGCGAAATATGGATCCTATATATGGCTAAACGAAATTTCCTATTAAATTTTCTATGAGCTACAGAAATATTAACATAGAATGAATATATAAtagcaataataaaaataataataataaaaagaaaaggttGCGACATCAATAGAATACTACTTGTCATGATATATATGCAAAAAAAGATTACAATAGAAAAGGCATCATCATATATCTCAGTGTTGATCGAGTACATCCCAATCAGATTGGCACCTACTCAAACCCACACCAAGTTCCATGCACGATGAGCCATGCACATATCTCTCTGttaaaccctaaccctaaccctaacTTCTTCACTCATTCATTTCACATCAACAATCCTAGCAATGACCACAGTAATATCATCAAACTTCCCTCCTGTGCAGGGCTCGCCAGTCTCAGTAGATGCCACAGAGAAAGGAGTCTCTCGAAACTCATCAAAAGAGTTATAAACTGCCAACGAAGCAATATAAACACCCAAACTATGCAAATCCATAAACTCTTTCTCCTCCAAAACTTCTTCTATCTCCCATGCAAACAAGTTATCGAAAACTCCATCTGTCCCCAGAATGATAACATCTCCCGGCGCCACCGCCACCTTCACTTCCACGGCATCTTCAGGGGTGTTCGAACCCCTGAAGTTGCCAAGCTAATAAGGCATGTTGAATCTCCGTTGCTGAGTCGGCGACCAGTAAACACACCAGTTgtgtcacgacccgagccctaaGCCAtgacagatttgtaatatccataacttgggtggtccaaggtcaaactttgacccttgttggaaaatagtctttataaatgatcatttaatttatattaaatcatactataattataagttaaaataatgaaatgactcatataattatatataaaaatattagtgataaatgtattatcattta
It encodes the following:
- the LOC133799999 gene encoding probable protein phosphatase 2C 55 — encoded protein: MDITNLGSNTPEDAVEVKVAVAPGDVIILGTDGVFDNLFAWEIEEVLEEKEFMDLHSLGVYIASLAVYNSFDEFRETPFSVASTETGEPCTGGKFDDITVVIARIVDVK